The Impatiens glandulifera chromosome 8, dImpGla2.1, whole genome shotgun sequence genome includes a window with the following:
- the LOC124912727 gene encoding transcription factor MYB33-like, with amino-acid sequence MGLRVPTVSLRVPTMLFCLSNAASGNAMGSSGIVSLIRSVIFLIQTSSRTQFYNLRIKITGLSRCGKSCRLRWLNHLKPNLSKFAITPEEERRIVELHYHIGNKWSRMASELTGRTNNEIKNFSNTRLKRLQRLGQPIYPPKICKAVQESEQTKNKSPIMSGYGSRRYPFHLPAGIVYIDIPTVKFDGLKNNSHPPDYPNFPSFSVPLFRSSNQVLPVSQPAKVFKESVADDPSGIRLFESLKRESEGMEICNPPGQQQKQQKLMPSNSIFDNFVLEECRPLDLTRLSSFQSTPNECMIECFLGLDNVLNGFMLSDFELF; translated from the exons GAATTGTGTCTCTGATCAGATCTGTTATTTTCCTCATCCAGACTAGTTCAAGAACACAATTCTACAATTTACGTATT AAGATTACTGGACTCTCTCGATGTGGAAAATCATGCAGGCTGCGATGGTTGAATCATTTAAAGCCGAATTTGAGTAAATTTGCAATCACTCCTGAAGAAGAAAGACGAATTGTGGAACTACATTATCATATTGGAAACAAATGGTCTCGAATGGCTAGTGAG TTAACTGGTAGGACTAATAACGAGATAAAGAACTTCTCGAATACGAGATTGAAACGATTGCAACGGTTAGGACAACCAATTTATCCTCCTAAAATATGTAAGGCAGTTCAGGAAAGTGAGCAAACGAAAAACAAAAGCCCTATCATGTCAGGATATGGATCTCGTAGGTATCCTTTTCATTTGCCAGCTGGGATAGTATATATCGATATTCCTACGGTGAAATTCGACGGTTTGAAAAACAATAGTCACCCACCAGATTATCCTAATTTTCCTAGTTTTTCAGTGCCACTTTTTCGATCTTCTAATCAAGTATTACCCGTTTCACAACCTGCAAAAGTGTTCAAGGAATCTGTTGCAG ATGATCCCTCGGGTATTCGTCTCTTTGAGTCACTTAAACGTGAATCTGAAGGTATGGAAATCTGCAATCCTCCGGGCCAGCAACAGAAACAACAGAAACTGATGCCATCAAATTCTATATTTGACAATTTTGTGTTGGAAGAATGCAGACCCTTAGATTTAACACGATTATCTTCATTCCAATCCACTCCTAATGAATGCATGATTGAATGTTTTCTGG GGTTGGATAACGTACTCAATGGATTCATGTTGTCtgattttgaacttttttaa